One Roseimaritima multifibrata DNA window includes the following coding sequences:
- the rimK gene encoding 30S ribosomal protein S6--L-glutamate ligase yields the protein MKLAILSRSSQCYSTRRLREAALTRGHKVRVLDTLKFSIDLQKGEPDLFFRSKRLSDYDAVLPRIGASITYFGTAVVRQFEQMDVFTANGSIGISNSRDKLRSMQILARHHIGIPATTFVKDRRDVLPAIERVGGAPVIIKLLEGTQGVGVILAETEKTAESIIETLQSTRQNVLLQKFVAESKGRDVRALVVGDQVVAAMRRVAQGSEFRSNVHRGGRTELVELDDTYRETAVRAAQIMGLRVAGVDMLEGADGPQLMEVNSSPGLEGIETATKLDVAGAIVDYIAAQVDFPELDVRQRLTVSRGYGVTELHIPEGSEYVGRTILESGLRERDVNVLTLNRGTTVIPNPKPSRDLQAGDRLLCFGRLESMRDLVPARARRARRPKIKKLAAQPATELL from the coding sequence ATGAAACTGGCAATTCTTTCTCGCTCTTCTCAATGCTATAGCACACGGCGACTGCGAGAGGCGGCTTTAACGCGTGGGCATAAAGTCCGCGTTCTGGATACGTTAAAGTTTTCGATCGATTTACAGAAAGGTGAACCCGATCTTTTCTTCCGTAGTAAACGATTGAGCGATTACGATGCAGTTCTGCCTCGAATCGGTGCATCGATTACCTATTTCGGAACGGCCGTTGTTCGTCAATTCGAACAAATGGATGTCTTTACCGCGAATGGTTCGATCGGAATTTCTAACAGCCGAGACAAATTGCGGAGCATGCAGATTTTGGCTCGGCATCACATCGGGATCCCCGCAACAACCTTTGTGAAAGATCGCCGCGATGTATTGCCCGCGATCGAGCGAGTCGGTGGAGCCCCGGTCATTATTAAATTGCTGGAAGGGACTCAAGGGGTTGGAGTCATTTTGGCGGAAACGGAAAAGACCGCTGAATCGATCATTGAAACCTTGCAGAGCACGCGTCAGAACGTGTTGCTGCAGAAATTTGTTGCAGAAAGCAAAGGGCGTGATGTCCGGGCGTTGGTTGTTGGCGATCAAGTCGTGGCCGCGATGCGCCGCGTCGCTCAAGGAAGTGAATTCCGCAGCAACGTTCATCGTGGTGGTCGAACCGAACTGGTAGAGCTGGACGACACCTACCGCGAAACAGCCGTGCGTGCTGCCCAGATCATGGGCCTCCGCGTCGCGGGAGTCGACATGTTGGAGGGGGCGGACGGTCCGCAGTTGATGGAAGTCAATTCTTCGCCAGGATTGGAAGGAATTGAAACGGCTACGAAACTGGATGTCGCCGGAGCGATCGTCGATTACATCGCCGCTCAGGTTGATTTCCCCGAACTGGATGTTCGCCAACGATTGACGGTCAGTCGAGGGTATGGAGTGACCGAACTGCATATCCCGGAAGGGTCGGAATACGTTGGACGAACTATCTTGGAAAGTGGACTGCGGGAACGGGACGTCAATGTGTTGACATTGAACCGAGGCACCACCGTGATCCCCAATCCCAAACCCTCGCGTGACCTGCAAGCGGGAGACCGGTTGCTGTGCTTCGGGCGGCTGGAATCGATGCGAGACCTCGTGCCGGCGCGAGCCAGACGTGCGCGACGCCCCAAGATCAAGAAGCTGGCCGCTCAACCAGCCACCGAACTTCTTTAG
- a CDS encoding putative ATP-dependent zinc protease: MVVSTVSLPNNAVLVTTIGCVVKIAKTRKAPSKRQLIGWREWGLLEGLDLPPIKVKIDTGARSSAIHATRLKTFDKDGQTWVAFSIHPHQENTKDTKRVEMPVHEFRRVRSSNGHETVRPVVLTPMVIGETRWILELTLADRDAMGFRMLLGRQAMRKRFVIDPGKSYLQGTPQIPKQTPS, from the coding sequence GTGGTCGTATCTACCGTTTCTCTGCCAAATAATGCTGTCTTAGTAACGACGATAGGATGCGTGGTGAAAATAGCAAAAACGAGAAAGGCCCCTTCTAAACGTCAGCTGATTGGCTGGCGCGAGTGGGGCCTTTTGGAAGGATTAGACCTTCCACCGATCAAAGTGAAAATTGATACCGGAGCACGCTCCAGTGCGATCCACGCAACCCGTTTGAAAACCTTTGATAAGGATGGTCAAACCTGGGTTGCCTTCTCGATTCATCCTCATCAAGAGAACACCAAAGACACCAAGCGAGTGGAGATGCCCGTCCATGAATTTAGGCGGGTACGAAGTAGCAACGGGCACGAGACGGTCCGCCCCGTGGTGCTCACTCCAATGGTCATTGGGGAAACTCGCTGGATTCTGGAACTGACACTTGCCGATCGTGATGCAATGGGATTCCGAATGCTGCTCGGGCGGCAAGCGATGCGGAAACGATTTGTAATCGATCCTGGTAAGTCCTACTTGCAAGGGACTCCGCAAATCCCTAAACAGACGCCGTCCTAG
- a CDS encoding PQQ-dependent sugar dehydrogenase — translation MFSSVRLLLCGISLALGCAWSVSCFGEEGSTTINLASPPESLDTSPLPIKVVEAYPNLRIERPVAITGAGDGSGRLFIASQMGDIYSIDQKDEQVEEATPYLDLRSVVRYVDKENEEGLLGLAFHPDHKTNGELFVYYTTSRRPHVSIISRFTAKPGQPGPVDLQSEEILMTIQQPFWNHNGGTLAFGPDGYLYVALGDGGKGNDPLGSGQDLSKLLGSVLRIDVDTEAEGRPYGIPADNPFVDRGHAWPEIYAYGIRNIWRMAFDPKTGDLWAADVGQNLWEEVNLIVKGGNYGWSLREGGHRFDANGKGVAPRADLIEPLIEYPHTENWGKSITGGAVYRGSRVPELDGYYLYGDYISGLLWGLKYDRETKKVVANRPIDWDRLQIFTFGQTDDGEVLMSTMMGGGRIYRFSAK, via the coding sequence ATGTTTTCATCGGTGCGTTTACTTCTTTGTGGGATCAGCTTGGCACTTGGCTGTGCATGGTCCGTATCGTGTTTTGGCGAAGAGGGATCGACGACCATTAATTTGGCGTCCCCTCCAGAATCCTTGGATACCTCTCCACTGCCAATCAAAGTGGTGGAGGCCTATCCAAATTTGCGGATCGAGCGTCCGGTGGCGATCACCGGCGCTGGGGATGGATCGGGGCGTTTATTTATCGCTTCACAAATGGGCGATATCTACTCGATCGATCAAAAAGATGAGCAGGTAGAGGAAGCGACTCCGTACCTGGATCTTCGGTCGGTCGTGCGTTATGTGGACAAAGAGAACGAAGAGGGACTGCTCGGTTTGGCTTTTCATCCAGACCATAAAACAAACGGAGAACTGTTTGTTTATTACACGACCAGTCGCCGTCCACACGTTTCGATTATCTCGCGGTTCACGGCCAAACCTGGGCAACCAGGGCCCGTGGATCTGCAGAGTGAAGAAATTCTGATGACGATCCAGCAGCCGTTCTGGAATCACAACGGTGGCACGCTGGCGTTTGGTCCCGACGGTTACCTGTATGTAGCCCTGGGGGACGGTGGGAAAGGAAATGACCCATTGGGAAGCGGCCAAGACCTTAGCAAACTGCTCGGTTCGGTCCTCCGGATCGATGTCGATACGGAAGCCGAAGGGCGTCCCTATGGAATTCCCGCGGACAATCCGTTTGTCGACCGCGGACACGCTTGGCCGGAAATCTATGCTTATGGCATTCGCAACATTTGGCGAATGGCATTTGACCCCAAAACCGGGGATCTGTGGGCAGCGGACGTTGGTCAAAACCTATGGGAAGAAGTCAATCTAATCGTCAAAGGTGGCAACTACGGCTGGAGTCTCCGCGAAGGGGGACATCGCTTCGATGCAAATGGTAAAGGCGTCGCTCCACGTGCTGATTTGATTGAACCCCTGATCGAATATCCCCATACGGAAAACTGGGGAAAATCGATCACCGGCGGTGCGGTCTATCGTGGATCACGAGTTCCTGAGCTGGATGGTTATTACCTCTATGGCGATTACATCTCCGGTTTGTTGTGGGGACTGAAATATGATCGAGAGACCAAGAAAGTCGTCGCAAACCGGCCCATTGATTGGGACCGGTTGCAAATTTTCACGTTCGGTCAAACCGACGACGGTGAAGTCTTGATGAGCACCATGATGGGCGGTGGTCGTATCTACCGTTTCTCTGCCAAATAA
- a CDS encoding FKBP-type peptidyl-prolyl cis-trans isomerase: MKLNLWQTVTSVCMVALLAAVCGSPVSAQDAEGEKKMDRIGYFLGISIGQQMASQGFQTGDFDLDAVKQGLADSLAGKDPSLTDEEIQQTAQAIEGILRSRQEKQAEEMQSVAVTNLEKSELFIAENAKKEGVKELAEGLQYKSLNAGDGKSPTAANTVRVHYTGRLVNGKVFDSSVERGTPAEFQVGGVIKGWQMALKEMKVGDKWQLYIHPGLAYGARGTPAPPGGEPAIGPNEALIFDVELLDIVD, encoded by the coding sequence ATGAAGTTAAATCTCTGGCAGACAGTTACTTCGGTCTGCATGGTCGCTCTGTTGGCAGCTGTCTGCGGCTCTCCTGTTTCTGCCCAAGACGCTGAAGGCGAAAAAAAAATGGATCGAATTGGCTACTTTCTAGGAATCTCGATTGGCCAGCAAATGGCCTCCCAAGGTTTCCAGACGGGAGACTTTGACCTTGATGCTGTGAAGCAAGGCTTGGCCGATTCGTTGGCCGGAAAGGACCCTTCGCTAACCGACGAAGAAATTCAGCAGACTGCCCAGGCGATTGAGGGAATCCTCCGCAGCCGTCAGGAAAAACAGGCCGAAGAAATGCAGTCGGTTGCCGTGACCAATCTGGAAAAAAGCGAACTATTCATCGCTGAGAATGCCAAGAAGGAAGGCGTTAAAGAACTGGCCGAAGGTCTTCAGTACAAATCGCTGAACGCTGGCGATGGCAAATCGCCTACCGCTGCGAACACCGTTCGAGTTCATTACACCGGCCGGTTGGTTAACGGCAAAGTCTTCGACAGCTCGGTCGAACGCGGTACACCTGCCGAGTTCCAAGTTGGCGGAGTGATCAAAGGCTGGCAAATGGCTTTGAAGGAAATGAAAGTTGGCGATAAATGGCAGCTTTACATTCATCCAGGCCTCGCTTATGGAGCTCGTGGAACCCCGGCCCCTCCCGGAGGCGAACCAGCAATCGGTCCCAACGAAGCTTTGATCTTCGACGTGGAATTGCTTGACATTGTCGACTGA
- a CDS encoding GumC domain-containing protein, translating to MTDSSAPLPWKHISKTLTQYAPLWGGTVVLFTVFGIGYALFSSDYWSASQPLVLRDEATGSVERLGRFGSQTQMKAAQETILEMATNYEVVAEALRAIGPEDGSDDPQWPSSSLVRGIANHHVNVRAPQGSEFGNTEVVYLQTQATTPERAAKLCQAVYESLAHRLRTVRQLRADSIVEELRQARELAAEKLADVTSELKEIEIAFGSDLADLRSLSETFGDGGGRRLLDETLREQQAAELELEQLESLHQLLVAGREDPQKLLVSGGDLLSAQPSLLRMKDGLIQAQLESSQLSGRYTDVHPRLRAAIETENEIRQKLQKETGAVVDAMQPQLTLGRDKVKRLQQKQQRLTERLDRLAHVRADYAHLASEVKHRTDLLAQADKALTEAQASSASSTSVNLLAELGPPVVSDSPIGTSGSILTIGSATAGLLFGLGAVFLVAPGPNTTGRGRRWSDIISGRRATDRGGSVSASAVPPGVDRRANRSPGTPQQSDVPATVMPMPVGRRASDQIAPNNPPSQQPAAPPAFAPAPLKSDAAQSRAIDTNPTASVPNASPTNPKLPPLVYRDTTATGNSAPAETPPSNETTPPSKPEATPSSPKETPTVRNIQPVIASRKPKLHEIWQEVQTKGASKTDSKKPRRAKRSQTAESATPEETAPKDGPLADIHSTISLDEPSLKRAMDVSAFPGDRRRHTRDDS from the coding sequence ATGACAGACTCCAGCGCTCCGCTTCCTTGGAAACATATTTCTAAAACGCTGACGCAATACGCACCTCTATGGGGGGGAACCGTCGTTCTATTCACGGTTTTCGGCATAGGGTATGCGCTTTTCAGCAGCGACTATTGGTCGGCCAGCCAACCACTGGTTCTTCGCGATGAAGCGACCGGATCGGTGGAACGACTCGGCCGATTTGGTAGCCAAACCCAAATGAAAGCAGCCCAGGAAACGATTCTGGAAATGGCAACCAACTACGAAGTCGTCGCCGAAGCCCTCCGCGCAATCGGTCCCGAAGACGGGAGCGATGATCCGCAGTGGCCATCAAGCAGCCTTGTCCGTGGAATTGCCAATCACCATGTCAATGTTCGGGCCCCACAAGGAAGTGAATTCGGAAACACCGAAGTCGTCTACCTTCAAACTCAAGCGACGACTCCCGAACGGGCAGCCAAACTATGTCAGGCGGTTTACGAAAGCCTCGCACACCGGCTGCGCACCGTCCGGCAACTGCGTGCCGACAGCATCGTGGAAGAACTTCGCCAAGCCCGTGAACTGGCCGCCGAAAAATTGGCCGATGTGACTTCCGAACTAAAAGAAATTGAAATCGCTTTTGGAAGTGACCTCGCCGACCTGCGAAGCCTAAGCGAAACGTTTGGCGATGGCGGTGGACGACGCTTGCTAGACGAGACCTTGCGTGAACAACAGGCTGCCGAACTGGAACTGGAACAGCTGGAATCGTTGCATCAGCTATTGGTCGCCGGTCGCGAAGATCCACAAAAACTTCTCGTCTCCGGTGGCGATTTACTTAGCGCACAACCCAGCCTGCTCCGCATGAAAGACGGCCTGATCCAAGCTCAGCTGGAATCCTCGCAACTTTCCGGTCGGTATACCGACGTGCATCCACGCCTGCGTGCAGCGATCGAAACCGAAAACGAAATCCGCCAGAAACTACAGAAAGAAACCGGGGCCGTCGTGGATGCGATGCAGCCTCAACTGACTCTTGGACGCGATAAAGTCAAACGACTTCAACAGAAACAACAACGCCTTACCGAACGCCTAGATCGGTTGGCACACGTCCGTGCCGACTATGCACACCTCGCGTCCGAAGTCAAACATCGCACCGATTTACTCGCCCAAGCCGACAAAGCTTTGACCGAAGCTCAAGCCAGCAGTGCTTCGTCAACTTCGGTCAATCTGCTTGCCGAACTGGGACCGCCGGTTGTCTCCGACAGCCCGATCGGAACCTCTGGCAGTATTTTGACGATAGGCTCTGCAACGGCGGGCCTACTGTTTGGGCTTGGTGCTGTTTTCTTAGTGGCTCCCGGACCAAATACAACAGGGCGTGGACGTCGTTGGTCGGACATCATCAGTGGGCGTCGTGCAACCGATCGGGGCGGCAGCGTTTCCGCTTCTGCAGTGCCTCCCGGTGTCGACCGACGCGCCAATCGATCTCCCGGAACCCCACAGCAATCGGACGTTCCCGCGACCGTCATGCCCATGCCTGTAGGTCGGCGTGCCAGCGACCAGATCGCCCCAAACAATCCGCCATCCCAACAGCCCGCCGCTCCGCCAGCATTCGCACCAGCCCCGCTGAAATCGGACGCAGCTCAATCTCGGGCAATCGATACCAATCCAACGGCCAGCGTTCCCAACGCCTCCCCAACCAATCCGAAACTACCCCCGCTTGTTTACCGGGATACGACAGCGACAGGGAATTCCGCCCCTGCGGAAACGCCCCCTTCGAATGAAACGACCCCGCCGTCCAAACCGGAAGCGACTCCTTCTTCGCCGAAGGAGACTCCCACGGTTCGCAATATCCAACCGGTGATCGCTTCACGAAAACCGAAATTGCACGAAATCTGGCAGGAAGTCCAGACGAAGGGAGCCTCAAAAACCGATTCGAAAAAGCCGCGAAGAGCAAAGCGATCTCAAACCGCCGAATCGGCGACCCCAGAAGAAACCGCTCCAAAGGACGGTCCCTTAGCCGACATCCATTCAACGATCTCGCTAGATGAACCCTCTCTCAAACGGGCGATGGATGTGAGTGCATTTCCCGGAGACCGACGTCGCCATACTCGCGACGATTCCTAG
- a CDS encoding CoA-binding protein, whose translation MNSPQIFLAAKRYAVAGASTDRQKYGNKVFRALKESGRDVAPLNPKADQVEGITAFTAISDLPTLPESLSVVTPPIVSRQLTELAIELGVLNIWFQPGAEDAEASRLARSAGLNVIDDGSCLLVLLALEK comes from the coding sequence TTGAATTCTCCACAAATTTTTCTGGCGGCAAAACGCTATGCCGTCGCCGGGGCATCGACCGATCGGCAGAAGTACGGAAACAAAGTTTTCCGAGCGTTAAAAGAATCGGGCCGAGACGTAGCGCCGCTAAATCCCAAAGCAGATCAAGTCGAAGGGATCACCGCATTCACAGCGATAAGCGACCTCCCCACGCTGCCTGAATCGCTCTCAGTCGTTACCCCTCCAATCGTTTCCCGACAGTTGACCGAATTAGCGATCGAACTAGGCGTCTTGAATATCTGGTTCCAACCAGGCGCCGAAGATGCCGAGGCCAGCCGACTAGCTCGCTCCGCCGGACTGAACGTCATCGACGACGGCAGCTGTCTATTGGTGCTATTAGCACTAGAAAAATAG
- a CDS encoding sialidase family protein, which produces MSAHKFCLALYTTSFAFLFFAWNPSSVTGNEGEANVAPATISIPTFDISDETERHSVVAQGTTEIYQGHPCTVLLPDGKTMFCTWSINHAGYLGPLSRSDDGGKTWSGLLDVPANWTQVRQTTPTIHYLVDPEGVGRIFVFGGRDFEGRLRQAYSEDGGVTWTPMKDTGLTAECAPKTIMSFDEGKRLVMWCDRRGPFALNRPDADPYIWQAESLDGGLTWSPERPVVRTQSRWGQPAVIKSPDEKQLLMVLRNETFHSLFSVSDDGGKNWSKVRPLPAALTGHRPKMLYAPDGRLVMVMRDTAKSSKTHGHFIAWVGTYEDVVTNREGEYRIKLFHSNAASDCGYSGFDLLPDGTFVATTYVKYRPGPEKHSVMTTRFKLEEIDQKVPME; this is translated from the coding sequence ATGTCAGCCCACAAATTTTGCTTGGCTCTTTATACGACGTCTTTCGCTTTCCTGTTTTTCGCTTGGAACCCCAGTTCAGTAACCGGTAACGAAGGGGAAGCGAACGTTGCCCCCGCGACGATATCGATTCCGACATTTGATATTTCGGATGAGACCGAGCGTCACTCGGTCGTTGCGCAAGGAACGACTGAAATTTATCAGGGGCACCCCTGCACTGTTTTGCTTCCGGATGGCAAGACGATGTTCTGTACCTGGTCGATCAATCACGCGGGGTACCTTGGTCCGCTTTCGCGTAGCGATGACGGTGGCAAGACTTGGAGCGGTTTGCTGGATGTCCCGGCAAACTGGACTCAGGTTAGACAAACCACTCCTACGATTCACTATCTGGTCGATCCCGAAGGTGTCGGACGGATCTTTGTGTTTGGTGGCCGTGATTTCGAAGGGCGTTTGCGTCAGGCGTACTCGGAAGATGGCGGAGTGACCTGGACTCCGATGAAGGATACTGGTTTAACCGCGGAGTGCGCGCCAAAGACGATCATGTCGTTTGATGAAGGAAAACGTTTGGTGATGTGGTGCGATCGACGTGGTCCGTTTGCACTCAATCGGCCCGATGCGGATCCCTATATTTGGCAAGCCGAATCGCTTGATGGTGGGCTTACGTGGTCGCCGGAGCGGCCGGTGGTTCGGACTCAGTCGCGTTGGGGGCAACCGGCGGTCATCAAGTCACCCGACGAGAAGCAGTTGTTGATGGTGCTTCGCAACGAAACTTTCCACTCGCTGTTTTCGGTCAGTGATGATGGGGGCAAGAACTGGAGCAAGGTGCGACCTTTGCCGGCTGCGTTGACCGGTCACCGTCCAAAGATGCTTTACGCTCCGGATGGACGGCTGGTCATGGTGATGCGTGACACTGCAAAATCGTCGAAGACTCACGGCCATTTCATTGCCTGGGTTGGTACGTACGAAGATGTCGTCACGAATCGAGAGGGGGAATACAGAATCAAATTGTTTCACAGTAACGCCGCAAGTGATTGTGGCTATTCCGGATTCGATTTGCTTCCCGATGGGACGTTTGTCGCCACCACCTATGTCAAGTATCGCCCAGGGCCAGAGAAGCACTCGGTCATGACCACCCGGTTTAAACTGGAAGAGATTGATCAGAAAGTACCGATGGAATAG
- a CDS encoding membrane or secreted protein, translated as MRKAIAFIILATMCMAGCAAVRDMLLPGNSASDANRRFWDQTSDNPYR; from the coding sequence ATGCGAAAAGCGATCGCCTTCATTATCTTGGCAACCATGTGCATGGCAGGTTGCGCCGCCGTCCGAGATATGCTCTTGCCCGGCAACAGCGCCTCCGATGCAAACCGCCGGTTCTGGGACCAAACGTCAGACAATCCTTATCGATAA
- a CDS encoding DUF1254 domain-containing protein, translated as MIDSSRAGMIVGFLAVSAAWAMTSGDRVVHAQSETPTPASINTPDQVKSPFGMLEYQDGAPTEATAKKVKDILALNNAIDVYNNSFRGASAYAIAQGLEDMGATDNSIAIFSDLMDANSLFLTANCDTIYYIGVINLTDGPIVIEQPPAGLGTINDMWFSWIIDIGRPGPDRGKGGKYLIVPPGYEGPLPEGGYFVAHSRTNRVLYAGRSFLVDNDPKPAVENIKKNMKVYPYAPGGYGTSIAEALEGNVKLGENPPVPETKFVEASGKSFNTIPPSDYGFYEMVNANVQREPATSYDVELAGQLAAIGIQHGKPFKPDARLKMILADAAAVGNAAGRVLNWRYATLHPEWAYYPNSQWGNMLFEGGAFFETPPPAYADGMFKPYAPTGARTLDSRTAFYYAYTLDSPGMIMRIPGVGSQYLMDFLDSEGLPFNGASTYKVTLPKGIPARAFWSFTLYDNQSRSMLQTPQKYPRAGSQTYPSPAATAEADGSTVIYFAPQQPEGVERGNWIQTDPEKGWFTILRLYSPLPSFFDKSWQPSEIELVE; from the coding sequence ATGATCGATTCTAGTCGTGCTGGCATGATCGTCGGCTTCCTCGCCGTCTCTGCGGCTTGGGCGATGACTTCTGGCGACCGTGTTGTTCACGCGCAAAGCGAGACGCCGACTCCTGCTTCCATCAACACTCCGGACCAAGTGAAAAGTCCATTTGGAATGCTGGAGTACCAGGATGGTGCGCCTACCGAAGCAACCGCCAAAAAAGTGAAAGACATCCTGGCGCTCAACAACGCGATCGACGTTTACAACAACAGCTTTCGCGGTGCTTCGGCGTACGCGATCGCTCAAGGCCTGGAAGATATGGGGGCAACGGATAACAGCATTGCCATCTTCTCCGATTTGATGGACGCCAACTCGCTGTTCCTAACTGCGAACTGCGATACGATTTATTACATCGGCGTCATCAATCTAACCGATGGACCGATAGTTATCGAGCAACCGCCGGCGGGATTGGGGACTATCAATGACATGTGGTTCTCGTGGATCATTGATATCGGTCGACCTGGTCCCGATCGCGGCAAAGGGGGCAAGTATTTGATCGTCCCACCAGGTTACGAAGGGCCTCTACCGGAAGGTGGCTATTTTGTCGCCCACTCGCGAACCAATCGCGTGCTTTATGCTGGCCGATCGTTCCTGGTTGATAATGATCCAAAGCCAGCGGTTGAGAACATCAAGAAGAATATGAAGGTATACCCGTACGCACCTGGTGGCTACGGAACAAGCATTGCGGAAGCGCTTGAAGGAAACGTCAAGCTAGGGGAGAACCCACCCGTGCCGGAAACCAAATTCGTCGAAGCGTCGGGCAAATCGTTCAACACGATCCCACCAAGCGATTATGGCTTCTATGAGATGGTCAACGCGAATGTTCAGCGGGAACCAGCAACCAGTTACGACGTTGAACTAGCTGGCCAATTGGCGGCGATCGGCATTCAACACGGCAAGCCCTTTAAACCCGATGCCCGGTTGAAAATGATCCTTGCCGATGCCGCCGCGGTTGGTAACGCTGCAGGTCGCGTCTTGAATTGGCGGTATGCTACGCTTCATCCCGAATGGGCATATTATCCCAACTCGCAGTGGGGCAATATGCTGTTCGAAGGAGGGGCCTTTTTCGAAACGCCTCCGCCCGCTTACGCGGACGGAATGTTCAAACCGTACGCACCCACCGGCGCCCGAACGCTCGATTCTCGAACGGCGTTCTATTATGCATACACGCTGGATTCGCCTGGGATGATCATGCGAATTCCCGGCGTTGGTTCCCAGTACCTAATGGATTTCCTTGATTCCGAAGGGCTGCCCTTTAACGGAGCCAGTACCTACAAAGTCACGCTTCCCAAGGGTATTCCCGCACGTGCATTTTGGTCGTTTACGCTATACGACAACCAATCGCGTTCGATGTTGCAGACGCCGCAGAAATACCCTCGTGCTGGCAGCCAGACCTACCCGTCTCCTGCCGCGACGGCTGAAGCCGACGGTTCGACCGTCATCTACTTCGCGCCGCAACAACCAGAGGGCGTCGAACGAGGTAACTGGATTCAAACCGATCCCGAAAAGGGCTGGTTCACCATTCTGCGGCTTTACAGCCCATTGCCTTCTTTCTTTGACAAAAGCTGGCAACCAAGTGAGATCGAATTGGTTGAGTAA
- a CDS encoding glucuronyl esterase domain-containing protein codes for MFRISMLVTLLVIGPSISIAKEPADTNYDESKVPAYELPNACIDNAGQPVGRDEWVAYRRAEVQRLFEDSVYGATPSQKLSVRYELVESDSNALGGAATRKQIAAFFGDEEYRIDILVYLPNNTVGPVAGFVGLNFSGNHTVHADPAIIERDTGKERGAYASRWQVEKVIGRGYALATVHRDQVDPDNYRHDFTDGIHPLFYREGQAKPEPTEWGSIGAWAWSLSRILDYLETDEQVDASKVAVIGHSRLGKAALWAGAQDTRFAMTISNDSGCGGAALYRRCYGERIHHMLKPVGYWFCTNHHQYQQKEATLPVDQHMLMALIAPRPLYVASATNDRWADPKGEFLAARHASPVYQLFDKPALSQDRLPAPDQPIHTTIGYHLRTGAHDVTAFDWEQYLKFADRHFKKR; via the coding sequence ATGTTTCGTATCTCGATGTTGGTAACCCTACTTGTTATAGGTCCTTCGATATCCATCGCAAAAGAACCCGCGGACACCAACTACGACGAGTCAAAAGTTCCTGCGTACGAATTGCCGAACGCATGCATTGACAATGCGGGCCAGCCGGTTGGTCGAGACGAATGGGTTGCTTATCGACGGGCAGAAGTTCAGCGGTTGTTTGAAGATTCGGTTTATGGAGCTACGCCAAGTCAAAAATTGTCAGTGCGGTACGAGCTGGTTGAGTCCGATTCGAATGCACTTGGCGGTGCTGCGACTCGTAAACAAATCGCCGCGTTCTTCGGAGATGAAGAATATCGGATCGATATCTTGGTGTACCTTCCGAACAACACGGTAGGGCCTGTCGCGGGATTCGTTGGTTTGAATTTCAGCGGAAATCATACGGTCCACGCTGACCCGGCAATCATCGAACGAGACACGGGGAAGGAGCGCGGCGCGTATGCAAGTCGCTGGCAGGTAGAAAAGGTTATCGGGCGAGGCTATGCACTCGCGACGGTTCACCGCGATCAGGTCGATCCAGACAATTATCGACATGATTTCACCGATGGAATTCATCCTCTGTTCTATCGGGAAGGCCAAGCAAAGCCTGAACCTACCGAGTGGGGTTCCATCGGTGCTTGGGCTTGGAGTCTATCACGGATTCTGGACTATTTGGAAACGGACGAACAGGTTGATGCGTCGAAGGTCGCGGTGATTGGCCATTCGAGACTCGGGAAAGCAGCGCTTTGGGCTGGGGCACAAGACACTCGTTTTGCGATGACGATCAGTAATGATTCCGGTTGTGGCGGAGCGGCACTTTATCGGCGCTGTTATGGAGAACGGATTCATCACATGCTCAAACCCGTTGGTTATTGGTTCTGTACTAATCATCACCAGTACCAGCAGAAAGAAGCGACGCTTCCTGTCGATCAACACATGCTGATGGCGCTTATCGCGCCGCGACCGCTCTACGTTGCGAGTGCGACGAACGATCGTTGGGCAGACCCGAAAGGTGAATTCCTCGCCGCGAGGCACGCGAGCCCGGTTTATCAGCTCTTCGATAAACCTGCTTTATCGCAGGATAGACTGCCCGCACCTGATCAACCGATTCATACAACCATCGGGTATCACCTGCGAACAGGAGCTCACGATGTCACCGCGTTCGATTGGGAGCAATATCTTAAGTTTGCGGATCGGCATTTCAAGAAGCGATGA